The following DNA comes from Cucumis sativus cultivar 9930 chromosome 7, Cucumber_9930_V3, whole genome shotgun sequence.
cacaaaaaaaaaaacagaaacacttcaaaagaaaactcaaacaaagaaacactTTGCAAAGAATGACTTAAAATAACGATCTCTTTTATTAGGCACTTTGATTAATACGCATGCTTAGTAATTTCCCTTCTCCTTAACTATTGCGTTCCAAGTTTCATCTTAAGAGAATACCAATTGTTAAAGTATCAGACAAAAAACCACACGACAAAGACAAGGATGAAAGAAAATCACCCAATACCCATGCCAAGTCACCcaagattaagaaaaagaactaTATTTCTAAACTCAGAATCAAAAGAAGcctataaatacataaacaaaatttcaaaacattatCTAATTAAACAAGTCTAGaatccattttttctaaacCCATACATCAAAGACAAAATCAAGGTCAAGGTGGTTATTCCATAAAAATACCCAAGGTGCACACGCACATATATCCACAATATGTTAGAGgcatttaaaatatcataaaaaattaatatcaattttttcatcTCTGAAATAGCTTGGTCTTCTTTCATCACCCTCATCTCTCAGCTACTCTTATCCTTCTCAATTCCATAACACATCTTTTAGTTTGGGTATTGCAACTCCACCATGGCTACAGGTGCTGCCagtaaaagttgaaagagaaCTAAAGTATGTTTCCTATATAGAAGGATGGTTTTAACTTTAACACCCAGAGTTTTCCATTGACTCTAGACCCCATGGTAGTAACTTAATTCCgtgatgcatttttttttctgaagcTAGTCCATAAGTTTCCCTAGTCACCCTTGAAGGGGTGATCCAAAACACATTGATCGGATCCATTCTATAGTACCACAAGAAAGAGCCAATTTCCATCTAAAGGCACTGAAAATTTCTGTCCATAAAGCATGAGAAAAAATTGGCAGTGAAAAAAGAGATGGTTCACTGATTGGAAGCTGTTCTGATATAGACGACACCAATAAGGAGACCAAGAAATCCACAGGCATCTTGCTTGTAGCCAATCCATGGTATCAAGGAAAATAGGGATGGAGATTCTAACTTCTAGTCTTTTGGTCCAAAATATATGTCTTAAGTAGCTGAGTTATGCTTCAGTTAGCTAGTTAGATAATATCTTATCCAATTGTTTTAGGCTGCTCAATGATACagaattgttttttaatcatatGGACCTTTTTCTACTTCTACAACGAGAGCTTTATCTTGTCTTGTTTGAAACAATCAGACACACTGGTTCTATCATCTTTTGGTCCCACAAGCTCAAAAATTCTACAACCAAACTTCAATCAAAACTTTCCTAAGATTCCCCCGAAACCTTCCACCCAACCTTGTAAATGCCTATGCCTACAGAAACCATAACACCTCCTTTCTACCTTCTAAACCCACTGGATAGAGAAGCAATTCCAATCTACCAACCACTACAATTTGATAACTTTTCCACAATCCACACACACAGTACTATGGTTAACAAAAGACCCTGCAAAAGCTCCACTGGAGTATACTACACCAGAGAAAAAGCTTCCTTCCGTGCAATCTAATGTAAAAAGGAACTTAGGTCTAGGAACTTGCCCAGGAACCCTTCAAAAAACTAGAGGAAGAGAAACAACTTAATTTCCACAATACAACAGATAAAAATACATGGAATCTCTtgcattttgaaaagaaaaaaaaaattattaaatttaaaataaaaaacccttaatttcttttaaggcATTCTATGGAGCCTGGGAGACACTGGGCATGCTAGGTTCCAACCCTCTTTGATACCTAGTCCAGCACATTTCGAAGGTATACTCCTAAGTAGGCAACTATAGTTGAGATGTCTTTTTGTAGACTCTTAATGAAAAAGTTTCAGTTTATATGGTAGTTGGGTGTTAATGCTTCTGTGTGCGATCCTATAGGAGCAACAGTTTTATGATGCAACTTTTCAAGATTCGTTGACTTTTTGTAGTTGGTTCTTGGACTGCCTTTTTGAGTTGAGCTTCATTTCTTCTATGTTGAGTGCATCTATTTTTCTCAATGGAAGTTCAGTTtcgtattaaaaaaaatcatctccaaatgaaaaggaaaataaaaaaaaaccatgaatgcaaaaaaactttaatcaaatgaagaacaattgaatatataatatatttgaaaaatataaatataccTCAAGTATTTTTGACAACATTAAGTGAAAATTCCACCAATCTTTCTACAACCATACGAGGAAATAAATGACCTAGATTATTCCACAATGTCAGCCCGCTACCTTTATCACTcccatttcttcaatttttgagGCCTTATGCTGCAAAAAGTAAATGCAGAAGGCTTTTAGTTGGATAActataaattgaaaagtcaAAACATGAATTAAGAAGATAAAAGTTGACCCGGATAATTGCTTCGCAGTGCAAGCATTCTAGAGCTGGAAAAAAATGGACTTCGTATTACCTTACTTTTTTTGTGCCTATGAATGTCATTAATATCATCTTCCCCATCATGCTTCCTTTTCTGAAAATTAAGAGAAGTTAGAAATTAAGAACCAGCTTATTTGGCTACATGCacaacaattatatattagtttggaagtaaaacacaaaaaaactACTTAATCCTTAATttttaagagagaaaaatggtacaaattaattaacttttcaaTTCTCCATCCTCAAGGCAAATTAAGGATTTAATAATCTAGATccaatggaaaaaaaaacatcagtGGAAGGGATAATCTTGTAACCTTAACAACAAACTAGGAAATGGGATAAACTAAAAAGTCCATAATGTTAATGTCAATGACAATCTACCCCCGGACCATCCCACTGTTATCAAGTCTTGGTAGCTGGTACTTACAAGGGAGCTGGAAAAGAGTAAATGTTTACCAACCTTTTCATGATGCTTCTTAGAATGATCAGCACCAGAATCTTGATGgccacttttttctttcttcttgtcCTTGTCTTTATCCTTACTCCGGTCTTTATGTCGATGCTTGTGCTTCTTATGCTCTCTATCCTTCTCCTTATCTCTATCCTTGTGCTTCTTGTGCTTTCTGTCTTTATCTTTGGACTCACTTTTTGACTTCCCTGGAATAGTAGGAACACCCTTCTCGGCctaaccaaagaaaaaaaaatggacccATCACTTGCAGAGAAAAGAATCAGGATGAGAAATGCTGATAATCAGACCCGTTGCCTTGGTAACATCTAAGTTCCATCTGATGGAAGAAAGCTGAAGAAAGTGGCTCATTTCAACAATTCTAATAATAGATTTCTTACAGAAGGCAGATCAACAGGACCAGTTTCCCTCAGTTGGAAGGCTTCTATGAGAATATCTTGATCAAATGGCTGTATGCGGGCATTAGTCTCTCTAGGGTAAGAAGTATTCTGTATGAGTTGATTCAACTGCATCCCTTCTCCTTTTCTAATTTCTGTGTCTCCAACCACGTTATGAAGATAATGTGTGTCCGAAATTGACAATGGAAGTGACTTCTTGCAGAAAAAATCATGGTGAGGTAACAGCTTGTAGTGACTTATAAGATCCACAGCACCAGTTAGTTCCCTAGGTCCTAAAggtacaaataaaaatacacCGAAATTCAGGTgaaaagattataaatatagatagAAAATGAACAGGATGGATAAAAAAACAGTATAACTTGTACTTCCGTGTTCCTTTCCATTACATTGAAATCAAagcaataaaaaacaatatactaacgaaagaaagaaaaagctaAGTGATAggaaaaaatcaattgaagatttaaaatgtACAACATGGAGAGACAAAAGGAGCTATAgtaattatattcataaaaataaacaaaaataaagaaagaattgttttattttattcctgGGGGGTAGAAGGACTGCATAAGTAATATTAAACCATTGCAGAGAAAAACCATATtgctttaaagaaaatagagaaccTTGAAAGATTCTCTCTTCAGAAATCCTGAAGatcttaaaatgaaattttcatGGCATGGCATAGATCATATGCAATTTTAGGTGGAAACTGCTTAGAGTTTAGCTCAAAGTCAGGTACAGAACTCATTCACTTACTGCAATGAACACTCTGTCTCAATGTCTTTTCAGTACAAATCCAAAATTCAAGACACTTCAAGTTCTCAATTACAGAAAGTCCTTTCTTGTCTCACTTTGAGCTCCCAGTTATAGGAAGACCTTAGTAAGACATGGGCCACTTTTCATTGCTCAAGCCTAAAAGAGAGACTAAATAAAGAACTATCAAGTCATCATAGCTCACTTCCAACATGTAGTGTTCCTTGGACTAAATTCAGACATgaagaaagattaaaaaataacagtATTGACGAGATTAACAACTATATCTTCTTTTGTGGTAGAAGAAGAATGGTATGATTTGAACATTGAAGGTGATTAATACTGAGCCTTTAGTTAATATAATCAAGAAGAAAGATAGGAAATATACTGAAATAATTCCAGAAACTAATGAAAGTTAGACTTTGACAGATAGGAAATGAGAAGCAAGGATGGCTTCATGAAATATAGGTGAGCCTTTCCACTCACTCAATCTTACAAGAATCTTCTATAACATATGGGCCCAAGCCACCCAACAGAGGACAGGAACTCCTCCAAGGGATAAGTAAAAAGTAAACAGGTCAAAATAACAACCCCACACAAAACTAACTCCAACTCCCCCAAGATACCGTTGCAATGTTTGGAAAGGATTAAAAAGGGAAAGGAGAAGAGCAGACCTCTTTGCCTGTCTCTAgttggcaaaatatttacatctaGAGCATGTTTACTTCCAAGGGCATGTTTTTAGGGAAAGGCTTTTAATGTTTTCAGATACATCAAAGATAACACAAGGGCATGATTTCACCCAAAAAAGGCATGTCATTTAGGATAATATAGTATCATCAGAAAACATCCAGAGATTTCTAAACGTAAAACCATCAAATGTATATACCTAGCTACGTCTCACTCTTCAAACATGCCATAGCACAGGGGAAAAGAGactaaattgacaaaatatatcaacagTTACCTCGGCCAAATTTCTTATCTTCAGATTCCATGTATCACTTTTCCTTGGGACAATGTAACATTATAACTGCAATCATAAAACCCCAAAAAGTAGTGAGATTAGAATTCCGAGctaacaaacataaaaatgcTTTGAACTTGTTCGTTCAACagattaaaacttaaaaggaaCAATCAAACAGAGAAGGCTAAAACCCATGgcttatataaaagaaaagggaagtgAATCAAATCTGGGTTTTCTTTCGCACGAGTCAAACAGAGAAATAACGCACAAATATGCCTAACTCCATTGGACATactcataaaacaaaaaatatatataggagTTACGAATACACACATGATGTGTTATCACTAAATGGTTTGCTTAAAGGAGGACGTAAATATAATTAGGCCAACATAAGCGTAGCTTAGCAATACTCCTTCCTTGAGGTTGGAGGTTCAAACTCCCATACCCCACCATTTCTTTTACTAGAAGAAGTTAATTTATCAGAACTTGGAGGACTAATTGGGTCACTacaaaaaaattctaatataGAAAAACATCCAGAACATTTTGTAAGTTTGTTAGCAAATCATGCACACAACAAATCCAAAACTTGAGCCATAAAATCTATCCAAAAACCATTAACTAAGAGAGATACTGgttacaattttgaaaagaattgtATCAAGAAGACAAGACAGAAACTAGCCCAATCCCTATATTGACCCCGCTAAAACCACTGTCatccaaaagaaaacaagaaatacaTCTGAACTCGAAGCCAAGAATAAAACAAGCAGGAAACATAATTTCAGAAGAACCCCAACCCCAACCTCAACCTCCAAAAAAAACGTCTCCTTCTTCAAATTCAACGAGAACCAAGAACCCCAAAATTCGAAACACCCAATTCAGCTCAAGCAGAAAAAGAGCCAGGAGTGGCAGCAAAAAAACCCTAAAGACAGCAATCAATCACAGAACTGAAAACCCCGGGATTGAGGGGGggaggggaaaaaaagagaaagggcaGTGcttaaaacaagaaacaactcAAAAGCAATCCATTAGAgaagcaaagaaaagaaaaggaaccTGGGCGGAAAAGGGtagaagaaagggaaagaggCGCCGGGAAAGGAGAGGGGATTGAAAGAGCGATCGAGAAAAAGGGGTGACGAGGATCGAATCGAAGAATGAGATGGAATTGAAGGGAAAAGGGGTTGAAGAATGGTGTGTGAGGAGAGTGAGGAAGTAGCTCCGGCGGCCGGGAACGgcggagagagagaaaggggagggagggagggggagagagagaattgaGATCGGGGAAGAAGagaggagaaagaagagaagaggggggggggggggggggggggggagggCAGTGAATAATACTGCAAATAACCCTTTGCCACATCTACAAATGGACCGTACAGTGGACTTTTAATACAAATGGTCAAGGGCTAAGCCCTTCCTTTGGAACTTCCcctcttctctttcctttccttccctttcctttcttgtaaattctcatttttattttcacctttttttaaaataacaaaaccaaaattatttaaataaacaaacatttttttctcttttcaaatctttctatttcaatatttatatttaataaatttaaaataaagtttcactaccttattttctcttctaaaaagtaaatttaaaattttacttacGGATAAGTATTGTTATTAACATGTAAGTCagtatttaatgaaaaatagagGTTACAAacgtaaaattttaaaatttatagactaaactaaaataatattcaaattttaagatcAAATTCAAGCGTTTTgatattaaaaactaaattgaaactaaaatcaaaactttaaaatgaaatgtgtaacattttgaaacctatgaactaaataaaaattaaattcaaaatctaaaccTTAGTACTTTAATTGAGATCGATTGTGATGTTGTTACCAATGTGAAGTTTTAGTTGTCAAAATGATCATAGCTCAAGTGACATAGAGTTTGTCTTTAAAATTAGAGGTTTGATTCTCTCTCCTTACGTATTGTCTAATATACATAAACTATAGTGTTGAAGGTTTGAATTAATacaactttgaaatttaaggATGTAAACCATTATTTTGGCAATCGCTTGACTTTTAACATTGTGTTCGCTTATTTAGTCTACGTATTTCGATGGTTATGTGCCTGTTTTTATAGTACAACAAAAGTGGGTGAGAGATCAAATCTCCAACTTTTAAGAAGAGAAATCATGTCGTTTATCATTGAGCTAAGAGCTTTCTGTTTTGTAAGCATTCAATGttaaaaagtattaattaCGTTCTTAATTGAAAGGTGAGGAATTTATGGAATGGTTTTTAATTCCTAAACAAagttataagttttttaaaatattcaattaactgccagtaaaaaaaatatgaaataattgacatgtattttctttaagaacgtgggaaaaaaaaactattcacAAAATAGAGGTAAATCTGGCCAAttctatatagttttttttttttgttatattttataaatagtttcaattatttgttatctataaaatttcatctaaaagaaatttaactATGTGGTATaggtaaaaagataaatatcaaattttgaattaaaataaaatgttctATATAAAGTCGGGAAACAATAACtttcataagaaaaaaaaacttgctaACGAAAAAGAATGTGCacctaattaatatatttatatatatatatatagtaattttcaattcttttaagtttttcttgaAGCTTTTGTTAACTCTACTTTTCACACCTTCacaatctctctctttcaaatGTGATATCAGTTTATTCATATCTCACTCATGGATTCATAGCATTACAAGTTTCGACAAAGGAACAAGATAaatcatatacatatataacatcttatttatttacaaacattacaatatatatatatatacaattcttcttttttgctataattgaaaacattttcGACGGTTTTGtcatataaaataagaagaagaaaaaaattaaatatgataatgATTATCCACGTTGTGGAACTAATCAGAAAGTTAAAACTGGCATAGCTTAGCTTACATAGTATTTGTATATTAACCTCAACTAACATATATAGTACTATTtgtcgaaaaaaaaaaaacaacttttttattgaGCTCGAGCtctatcaatattaatttcaacTATTATGTAACATAGTTTTATTGGACtagttcaaatttatattgattttatgGCCGTGAACAAGGTTCATTATTTCATCAAtctcttttcatgtttttaaatataaaatacgGTAATTTATTATTCGGTTATTTTCaagtatagcaaaatgaattagaatatttataaaacatcatAGTTTATCTATAATAGATGAAGAtagattaatatattttcaagtaGTATATTTTAGTCTATCGTgatttatcatatatatatatatatatatatatatatatatatatatatatatggatatatagattgtgatattttattatattttaaatatctcacagttataaataatttttgataaatttctCATTATCAAATAACACttaacataattatttaaataaataaagtgatTGCCATTTGGAGGGAGAGACGAAAAGGgacaaaatgtttatattatttgtagtTAGGATTTagattttctctctcttttttttcttcttttttttgtaaattgtcTTGGAATTAActttgataatttaaattcaacttataaatgcataatatatatatatatatatatatatggttttaTGTCATCAAATGATTTAATGGTTGActtcttctctattttttatttttatttaacgaATTTTATAttgctattttattttaatgtagttttctcaaatttcaattctatttgcctttttcttctttgaactTTAAGCACCTTTTTTATGCAGtgtattttgtataaattgaAAGGTTGATGAGTAATACACTggattttatcatatttatccCTTTAATTTAgtgactttttctttaaaactttgttttttaaacttatatcgtgatttaaatactattttggttcttttacttcttttcttGATTCACTTGGATCTATACATTCTAAGGTATTAGTTGTGGTGTTTGTAATTTCGACTttagtcctttttttttcttatactttcAACTTTGGTTTATTTGGGTCagcttttgaaaaatgacaatttgaatccctttaaataaaattacaaatgaaattattaaaatggtcacttttaaaagtattataactaaaatttaaaatataaacatgaaaattaacattttgaaagtgtaaTTATGAGGATCTAAGTGAACCAACTTTGAAAGTATATGGACtaaattgaacattttaaaagtataaggactaaaataaactaaactaaactaaaagtacatagaacaaaataaatgtcGGAATTTATGTCATGAAACttatagtttgtaatttaaaatcatattatattcaataaagttgttactGATGAATTATTAGTGAAAttgaatactataatctttaatccaataaattaagatcCTAAGGTTATCTTGAGTTAACTTGATGTATATTACTTGAACTTTATATAGAgacataaacatatattaagtTTGAGTATATGGCATGTGAATAGTTAGGTTTGACGtcttattttagaaaaactatgAATGTGTTTTGCTTTGTAGTGAGTACAAACGATATGATTTTGAATCGTTCATGTGAAGATATGAAAGTGGGGCATCCTACGTAACGTAAAAAGTTTACATAAAACTATAACAATGAAATAATCTATTTTACGTCATAACACCGTTTATCGTATAAAACTGActattttcattattgatGACTTGAGtaagttaattttaatcatgaattaactatgaactcttgttcatACGGGGCTATCCTTAGATTTTTATAGGTGAGGGCAACTCATCAGGGCTGGCCTAATAAGCCTCCCAATTCAAGAGTAAGATCAGTGGATATATAAAGGACACATGATGCAAATTCACTCCTACTCGTtatagggttagtagataagTTGTTCCCCTAAACACTAAATATAGGTCatgaacaaggggccccaccctctcatgGATTCGGTTTATAGGTCAAACCTTAAACCAACTATTCAATAGTAGATCAATTAGACttcaagaaaaaatgtcatatcatgggtaaaatggtaattttgaCTCAACCCAAGATTACGAACATCCtatgaaggactaacttaccAATCATGCTCATATCAAATAGACACAAATGTATCTATAGTGAGGAGGAGCGCAACTACAAGACTTTAGTGAAATAACTCGTTAGTTAAGGAATGTTAGTTAGCTCGATCTAAAAGGGTTTAGCCAGTTAATCTCGGTTCGTTGGAACCCATGATCTGTATATCTATTAGGTTCCTCTTCTACTCGtataaaattaacttaaaacaGTATGTTGGATTAGTTCTAATAGTTCGAATTgggtagagagagagaaatcgaCAAGTATATGTGATATGATGACCGATTATCAATTTATAATTAGagctttatatttaaatacaacttaaatataaaaaaatataaatgttggTTCATATTCGAAATCTCGAGAATGATGAAAATGGTCAATGGtgtaaaaagttaaactttgatctactttatattaaaatgtattttgaattttaaaaaaatgaatgtggatTAATGCTCGAGAGGTCAGAATTAGTCAAgatggtaaaaaaaatcaaaatgttgacttttgactttaatTAGAATGGTGAAAATACCATTTTACTCTTTGATTAAAGTTAGtagaaaaatccaacattttgttggataatcccactaaacATTTAATGGAGTAAGTGGTTGCATATGGTATAAGAGATAGTGGATTGTGAGGTGTTAAACTTTGATGAATCAATTACACGAGAGAATgtaaattgtttataaaaggGCAAATCTAATTGTTCAAGAACTTGTctcttttattaatgttttacCTTGAAACTAATTTCACCaaagtattattttttctctcaactCTAAGTCCAATCTCCAAATTCAAATCCTTCACTTATTAGGTCCTACTACTCGGTtcttaatttagaaaatagcGGATCAATTTAGTGGTAATCTGGTTTGAGATGGTGAGAAAGATTACAAGTAAATTAGGAGCTACAAAggtaaattttatctttaactCTATTCCGGAGTTCCATGTTAATTAAGAGcaattaagataaaattttgatccCATTTTTGCTTTGCATATATAAAATCCATCAAATACTATTTAAACGtatttttaatcataataataattaagaaacttaTAACACAATTGAAAGatctttaattcattattactattatttttacgATATAAAAGTATAATGGTAGAAGTGTgagtatttgaaatttaaatgtttgagaAGAATTACTAAATCTTATCGATTAAATTATGTTAGATAGATCAACAATCCATTATTACAAGATTCAATAACCATTTACCATTTTCttgtcatttgtttttttagtttaaccattagaaattcaaattaaggATATATCTTAACTAGATagattatgttatttttacgtataaacaaagataaatacaGGAAGATAATTGATTCAAAAGCCAAAACttacaatcattttttctaactttttttacaTCATCATTAACCAAAGCTACAAAaccatcttttaatttttatttttcctattaTTCTCAATTTTCCATCCTTCATTTGCATCgttcatcttcatttttctctttttcatttgtcaCCGACCATCAAAATATTGCAAGGTATTGTCGTTGGTCATCGAAACGTTGCTCAAAAAGTTGTATGCACGAAAACAAGATAGCAAAGAGCATAGCAAGAACAGATAGAGAGGAGACCAAGAGAGAGTGAAAGCAAGACAATGAGAAAGAGGAAAGGAAGACAATGAGAACGAGGAAAACAAGACAACGAGAGAGAGGAGATTGAGCTAGCAAGACAACGAGATAATGACCGAAGGACATAACGAAGAGCGAGAATAAAAGGTGTCAATCTCCATGCACAAAGTTCCATTTTGATAATTTCACTCAAATATAAGATCAATAAAGGATCAAACAAACCTCAATTTCGAAAGTAACcgaatatatttgtatttttaagtttaaagatcaatcaaacacaaacttgaAAACATTCCCACATAGCTCAGAGACATaagaaagtttcaaaatataatttgctCAATCACTATTTATATGTTTCTCATCTTGTCTTAAGAGAGTGATatctataattcttttttaatactCTTAGGTATGTTATCTCAAAGGACAATCTTCAAACTTTATTGCATTTGGTTATTAATGTAACTTTTTAGGATATTAAATTTTCTGCAAATGGCCCTCTAATCCTTTTACTATTTATACTGACTCTCCACTTCCATGGAAACTTGAATacataattttgattacaaaataataaagctTCTGTTAGCAATGATACATTGTGTAATAAATAATGCATTTTCTTTCCCAATCagaaattacttttaaaaaattcagaCCAACCAAAAGCTCTATGATCCTATTCTATTCAGCACATTGAATTAATGTTGTTTGTCTACACAAAATTCAGACTTTGTTACCTGATGAATGTTGCCATCAGTGTCATAATTAATACAGCCACAATTGAATGAAATGCGTCAGCACTGGATGCTGCACCAGAGAACTTGAATCTCTGAGACTGATCCCTGCATAAAAGAAGACATAAGAAAGAATCTCTGTTTTGATTCATATTGGTTTCGGTTtcggtttttgtttttgtttagatAGATTTTTAGA
Coding sequences within:
- the LOC101217685 gene encoding mediator of RNA polymerase II transcription subunit 19a; translation: MESEDKKFGRGPRELTGAVDLISHYKLLPHHDFFCKKSLPLSISDTHYLHNVVGDTEIRKGEGMQLNQLIQNTSYPRETNARIQPFDQDILIEAFQLRETGPVDLPSAEKGVPTIPGKSKSESKDKDRKHKKHKDRDKEKDREHKKHKHRHKDRSKDKDKDKKKEKSGHQDSGADHSKKHHEKKRKHDGEDDINDIHRHKKSKHKASKIEEMGVIKVAG